Proteins from a single region of Melanotaenia boesemani isolate fMelBoe1 chromosome 3, fMelBoe1.pri, whole genome shotgun sequence:
- the LOC121637173 gene encoding FYVE, RhoGEF and PH domain-containing protein 5-like isoform X2, translating to MNTDYTKPSLAPKPRFVCHASLKLPSPITSAARGPKPFIAPKPKITSLLNGNQGEFSNGSVITSDEEVDEDHERQNCQNRVIIDILPAEKQFVDSICKSPRKAIQTVSKKQLDREVKEEENDEEEDAIQKTDDDWRLTDSALTEETDSLETLWVSDSRLTADSVEVEEMIDTDVTEDMDAEGCDAGEALADTDGLSVGNISVNSTDEQERRYSADSCDAKQEKLQINEDGSTADDLSESLIDEPGLLVTDNMTDTEAKHAFLMEEKIEESGPDCGFSYNILKCSHKIKERGGKWQNICFYNLIPGSDEEVCDTTSKHAALEGHRVHEPLYICSEDIINQGMRLDSKLSKNSFYPINKSGLLGRKYEEREENGKIQDCLNVGEYGNNSGNKNREKICQKFPFIQNKEDKANEQEDMLNHLDCQLRFRQVPTDMDTSLTSSFSDSQLLSPNDSDVFRDEDDLEGHIVPFLDETTDTEQDISDEHVYEEPRQSSETKNVFPFDTKATGIRSHSLSHRITNNVEDMGVQFFQKTYVSGFGQPALSSSPMLSSTRHKSYSKPQYLSLYPRSLSMEGKDTHMCVYRDGSQRHRDAVYSSESFSRGSPLSSSALSTPTSLVDIPPPFELAYITKKPITKSSPSLLTGGDSSEKNKKKKSSLKRFLMLKFGWKTENKPVDVKSSSSKTSAGYSHRMPSRLLDLDRHSISSSPRLSSRSASRPQVSPEPASTFLFYEESKRKGNSVAFLNRSVVRVESFEDRSRVPFIPLPLTKPRSISFPNTDTSDYENVPAISSDYENVQVPQRRPVRQVPRKDFFDRSGRVLSAANETDGYVDMSSLPGFEKITQSPEQETESAYTEAYNVCSVAIGPQSASVGNGHGEKVAEEDQGRISEEEDGGIDNNYDRLPDGRSRAFYIVKELVDTERLHVKALKLLQEDFREAVGSAVGDEGQPVLDDERLREILNELPDVYSLHRKILNELENRIRHWEESQKIADIFLCRKAEFLVFTTYIGHYNRSMTLLEDSCRTSPSFASIVQKFEEHSPAGKKASLKHQLLQVIVRVAQYRMLLTDYLNNLSPDSKEYEDTQAAVAIVSDIADQVNDSIKHGENLLRLINIAYSVRGQQDLLHPDRVFVKEGNLMKVSRKSHQPRHLFLMNDMLLYTYPQQDGKYRLKNTLPLTELKVSKPIIENVQNALKIEATDISIILSASSFLEREDWFYTLNRAVTEHTRGSAAFNSCLGEARDCLRLSLGEKAPTLVPVSQVMMCMNCTTDFSLTLRRHHCHGCGRIVCRSCSRNRYPLKYMKGRMAKVCDHCYGELKKRGKDSPRVNRSSRPLSTVFQNIHPPNIWRHRKGTATFTQVTVSEEGSISGSLQRSKKSKRNWKRLWFLLKDKVLYTYRAQEEKVASESLPLLGFTVKLPDRQGGDDEDNVFQLYHKNTLYYSFKAEDNFTAQRWVNAMEEATNL from the exons ACTACACCAAGCCTTCTCTTGCTCCAAAGCCAAGATTTGTTTGTCACGCCAGCCTGAAGCTCCCCTCCCCTATTACGTCTGCTGCCAGGGGTCCTAAACCTTTTATAGCCCCAAAACCTAAAATCACATCACTATTAAATGGGAACCAGGGAGAGTTCAGTAATGGTAGTGTAATAACTTCAGATGAAGAGGTTGATGAAGATCATGAAAGACAGAATTGTCAAAATAGAGTGATTATAGACATattacctgcagagaaacaattTGTCGACAGCATCTGCAAATCCCCACGAAAAGCTATACAAACTGTGTCAAAGAAGCAGCTGGACAGAGAAgtaaaagaggaggaaaatgaCGAAGAAGAAGATGCTATTCAGAAAACGGATGATGATTGGAGGTTAACTGACAGTGCCCTAACAGAGGAAACGGACTCCCTGGAAACACTTTGGGTCAGTGATTCCAGACTCACAGCTGACTCGGTGGAAGTGGAGGAGATGATTGACACAGATGTGACGGAGGACATGGATGCTGAGGGCTGTGATGCAGGCGAGGCGCTGGCTGACACAGATGGTCTCTCAGTGGGAAACATTTCTGTTAATAGCACTGATGAACAAGAACGCCGCTATTCTGCTGATAGTTGTGATGCGAAACAGGAAAAGCTTCAGATCAATGAGGATGGAAGTACAGCAGATGATTTGTCTGAATCCCTCATAGATGAGCCTGGCCTCCTTGTCACAGACAACATGACTGACACAGAAGCTAAGCATGCTTTTCTAATGGAAGAGAAAATAGAAGAGTCGGGTCCTGATTGTGGTTTCTCTTATAACATCCTGAAATGTAGCCATAAGATAAAAGAAAGGGGTGGAAAATGGCAGAATATTTGCTTTTACAACCTCATTCCTGGCAGTGATGAAGAGGTTTGTGATACAACAAGTAAACATGCTGCCTTAGAGGGACATCGTGTCCACGAGCCTTTGTACATCTGTTCAGAAGACATTATTAACCAAGGGATGAGGCTAGACAGTAAACTctcaaaaaatagtttttatcctATAAATAAAAGTGGACTACTGGGCAGGAAATAtgaggaaagagaagaaaatggaaaaatacagGATTGCCTGAATGTGGGTGAGTATGGCAACAACAGTGGTAATAAGAACAGAGAAAAGATATGTCAAAAATTTCCATTTATCCAAAACAAAGAGGACAAGGCTAATGAACAGGAAGACATGTTGAACCATTTGGACTGCCAGCTGAGATTCAGGCAGGTACCAACAGACATGGACACTTCACTGACTTCTTCTTTCTCAGACAGCCAGTTGCTGTCCCCAAACGACTCTGATGTCTTCAGAGATGAGGACGACCTGGAGGGTCACATTGTGCCCTTTCTAGATGAGACTACTGACACAGAGCAGGACATCAGTGATGAGCATGTTTATGAGGAACCAAGGCAAAGTTCGGAGACTAagaatgtttttccttttgataCAAAGGCCACAGGCATTCGATCACACTCTTTGTCACACAGAATTACCAATAATGTGGAGGATATGGGAGTGCAGTTTTTTCAGAAAACCTACGTGAGTGGATTTGGACAACCTGCACTAAGCAGCAGCCCCATGTTAAGCTCAACGCGGCACAAGAGCTATTCAAAACCCCAGTATTTGTCTCTGTACCCCCGTTCCTTATCAATGGAGGGGAAGGACACCCATATGTGTGTCTACAGGGATGGCTCTCAGAGACACAGAGATGCAGTTTATTCATCTGAAAGCTTCTCCAGGGGCTCACCTCTGTCATCCAGTGCCCTATCCACACCTACATCTCTGGTGGATATTCCTCCCCCTTTTGAGCTGGCCTACATCACAAAGAAGCCCATCACAAAGAGTTCTCCCTCACTTCTGACTGGGGGAGACTcttcagagaaaaacaagaaaaagaaatcctcCTTAAAGCGTTTCCTGATGCTTAAATTTGggtggaaaacagaaaacaaacctgTAGATGTCAAGTCATCCTCTTCTAAGACTTCAGCTGGGTACAGCCACCGTATGCCCAGCAGACTGCTTGATTTAGATAGACACAGCATTAGCAGTTCTCCACGGTTAAGCTCACGCTCGGCTAGCAGGCCTCAAGTTTCACCTGAGCCAGCCTCCACCTTCTTGTTCTATGAAGAGAGCAAAAGGAAAGGAAACTCTGTGGCTTTCCTCAATCGCAGTGTTGTCCGTGTAGAGTCCTTTGAGGATCGCTCCCGTGTGCCTTTTATACCGCTTCCTCTGACAAAGCCTCGCTCAATCTCCTTCCCCAACACAGATACCTCTGACTATGAGAATGTTCCGGCCATCAGCTCAGACTACGAAAACGTTCAAGTGCCACAGCGGAGGCCTGTTCGACAGGTACCACGCAAAGACTTCTTTGACCGTTCTGGTCgagtcctgtctgcagccaatgagaCTGATGGTTATGTGGACATGAGCAGCCTCCCTGGGTTTGAAAAGATAACTCAGTCACCTGAGCAGGAAACAGAAAG TGCCTATACAGAAGCCTACAACGTGTGCTCTGTGGCTATTGGTCCACAATCTGCTTCAGTGGGGAATGGCCATGGAGAGAAGGTAGCTGAGGAAGACCAGGGACGCATctctgaggaggaagatggagggatAGACAACAACTATGACAGACTG cCTGATGGTCGATCCAGAGCCTTTTACATTGTGAAAGAGTTGGTTGATACAGAGAGGCT ACATGTGAAGGCCCTGAAGCTGCTCCAGGAG GACTTTCGGGAAGCAGTGGGTTCAGCAGTGGGCGACGAGGGGCAGCCTGTGTTGGATGATGAGCGACTTCGAGAGATTCTCAACGAGCTGCCTGATGTTTACAGTCTGCACCGCAAAATCCTCAATGAGCTGGAGAATCGAATCCGACACTG GGAGGAGAGTCAAAAGATTGCAGACATATTCCTATGCAGGAAAGCAGAGTTCTTGGTCTTCACCACTTACATTGGACACTACAATCGGAGCATGACCTTACTGGAGGACAGCTGCCGAACCTCACCTTCCTTTGCATCCATTGTTCAAAAGTTTGAG GAGCATAGTCCAGCAGGGAAGAAAGCGTCTTTAAAACATCAGCTTCTGCAGGTCATTGTCCGTGTGGCGCAGTATCGCATGCTCCTCACAG ATTATCTGAACAACCTCTCCCCTGATTCCAAGGAATATGAAGACACCCAAG CTGCTGTAGCCATTGTGTCTGACATTGCAGATCAAGTCAACGACAGTATAAAACACGGG GAGAACTTGTTGCGTCTGATCAACATAGCATACAGTGTTCGTGGCCAGCAGGACCTGCTTCATCCTGACAGG gTTTTTGTAAAGGAGGGCAACCTGATGAAGGTCAGCAGGAAGAGTCACCAACCCCGCCATCTGTTTTTG ATGAACGACATGCTGCTGTACACCTACCCTCAGCAAGATGGGAAATATAGACTGAAAAACACTTTGCCACTCACTGAACTGAAG GTCAGTAAACCCATCAtagaaaatgtccaaaatgcACTGAAAATAGAGGCAACAGACATCTCCATTATTCTGTCTGCCAG TTCTTTCCTTGAAAGGGAGGACTGGTTTTACACACTTAACCGTGCTGTAACTGAACACACAAGAGGCTCTGCAGCCTTCAATAGCTGCTTGGGAGAG GCCAGAGATTGTCTTAGGTTGTCTCTGGGAGAAAAGGCTCCCACTCTTGTTCCTGTCTCACAAGTGATGATGTGCATGAACTGCACTACAGATTTCAGCCTCACTCTTCGCAGACACCACTGCCATGGCTGCGGCAGA ATTGTTTGTCGAAGCTGCTCCAGGAACCGATATCCACTTAAGTATATGAAAGGTCGCATGGCCAAAGTGTGCGATCACTGTTACGGTGAACTAAAGAAGAGGG GCAAAGACAGCCCACGAGTGAACCGCTCCAGTCGTCCACTATCTACTGTGTTCCAAAACATTCATCCTCCCAATATTTGGCGACATCGAAAAGGCACTGCCACCTTCACTCAG GTGACAGTATCAGAGGAAGGCTCCATCAGTGGCAGTCTACAGCGAAGCAAGAAGAGCAAACGGAACTGGAAGAGACTATGGTTCCTTCTAAAAGACAAGGTGCTTTACACCTACCGAGCCCAAGAG GAAAAGGTAGCATCAGAGAGTTTACCACTACTGGGTTTCACAGTGAAGCTCCCTGACAGGCAGGGGGGAGATGATGAGGACAACGTATTCCAGCTTTACCACAAAAACACTCTGTATTACAGTTTTAAAGCTGAGGATAACTTCACAGCCCAGAG GTGGGTAAATGCCATGGAGGAAGCCACCAATTTATAG
- the LOC121637173 gene encoding FYVE, RhoGEF and PH domain-containing protein 5-like isoform X3: MNTDYTKPSLAPKPRFVCHASLKLPSPITSAARGPKPFIAPKPKITSLLNGNQGEFSNGSVITSDEEVDEDHERQNCQNRVIIDILPAEKQFVDSICKSPRKAIQTVSKKQLDREVKEEENDEEEDAIQKTDDDWRLTDSALTEETDSLETLWVSDSRLTADSVEVEEMIDTDVTEDMDAEGCDAGEALADTDGLSVGNISVNSTDEQERRYSADSCDAKQEKLQINEDGSTADDLSESLIDEPGLLVTDNMTDTEAKHAFLMEEKIEESGPDCGFSYNILKCSHKIKERGGKWQNICFYNLIPGSDEEVCDTTSKHAALEGHRVHEPLYICSEDIINQGMRLDSKLSKNSFYPINKSGLLGRKYEEREENGKIQDCLNVGEYGNNSGNKNREKICQKFPFIQNKEDKANEQEDMLNHLDCQLRFRQVPTDMDTSLTSSFSDSQLLSPNDSDVFRDEDDLEGHIVPFLDETTDTEQDISDEHVYEEPRQSSETKNVFPFDTKATGIRSHSLSHRITNNVEDMGVQFFQKTYVSGFGQPALSSSPMLSSTRHKSYSKPQYLSLYPRSLSMEGKDTHMCVYRDGSQRHRDAVYSSESFSRGSPLSSSALSTPTSLVDIPPPFELAYITKKPITKSSPSLLTGGDSSEKNKKKKSSLKRFLMLKFGWKTENKPVDVKSSSSKTSAGYSHRMPSRLLDLDRHSISSSPRLSSRSASRPQVSPEPASTFLFYEESKRKGNSVAFLNRSVVRVESFEDRSRVPFIPLPLTKPRSISFPNTDTSDYENVPAISSDYENVQVPQRRPVRQVPRKDFFDRSGRVLSAANETDGYVDMSSLPGFEKITQSPEQETESAYTEAYNVCSVAIGPQSASVGNGHGEKVAEEDQGRISEEEDGGIDNNYDRLPDGRSRAFYIVKELVDTERLHVKALKLLQEDFREAVGSAVGDEGQPVLDDERLREILNELPDVYSLHRKILNELENRIRHWEESQKIADIFLCRKAEFLVFTTYIGHYNRSMTLLEDSCRTSPSFASIVQKFEEHSPAGKKASLKHQLLQVIVRVAQYRMLLTDYLNNLSPDSKEYEDTQAAVAIVSDIADQVNDSIKHGENLLRLINIAYSVRGQQDLLHPDRVFVKEGNLMKVSRKSHQPRHLFLMNDMLLYTYPQQDGKYRLKNTLPLTELKVSKPIIENVQNALKIEATDISIILSASSFLEREDWFYTLNRAVTEHTRGSAAFNSCLGEARDCLRLSLGEKAPTLVPVSQVMMCMNCTTDFSLTLRRHHCHGCGRIVCRSCSRNRYPLKYMKGRMAKVCDHCYGELKKRGSDVPGLSGKDSPRVNRSSRPLSTVFQNIHPPNIWRHRKGTATFTQVTVSEEGSISGSLQRSKKSKRNWKRLWFLLKDKEKVASESLPLLGFTVKLPDRQGGDDEDNVFQLYHKNTLYYSFKAEDNFTAQRWVNAMEEATNL, translated from the exons ACTACACCAAGCCTTCTCTTGCTCCAAAGCCAAGATTTGTTTGTCACGCCAGCCTGAAGCTCCCCTCCCCTATTACGTCTGCTGCCAGGGGTCCTAAACCTTTTATAGCCCCAAAACCTAAAATCACATCACTATTAAATGGGAACCAGGGAGAGTTCAGTAATGGTAGTGTAATAACTTCAGATGAAGAGGTTGATGAAGATCATGAAAGACAGAATTGTCAAAATAGAGTGATTATAGACATattacctgcagagaaacaattTGTCGACAGCATCTGCAAATCCCCACGAAAAGCTATACAAACTGTGTCAAAGAAGCAGCTGGACAGAGAAgtaaaagaggaggaaaatgaCGAAGAAGAAGATGCTATTCAGAAAACGGATGATGATTGGAGGTTAACTGACAGTGCCCTAACAGAGGAAACGGACTCCCTGGAAACACTTTGGGTCAGTGATTCCAGACTCACAGCTGACTCGGTGGAAGTGGAGGAGATGATTGACACAGATGTGACGGAGGACATGGATGCTGAGGGCTGTGATGCAGGCGAGGCGCTGGCTGACACAGATGGTCTCTCAGTGGGAAACATTTCTGTTAATAGCACTGATGAACAAGAACGCCGCTATTCTGCTGATAGTTGTGATGCGAAACAGGAAAAGCTTCAGATCAATGAGGATGGAAGTACAGCAGATGATTTGTCTGAATCCCTCATAGATGAGCCTGGCCTCCTTGTCACAGACAACATGACTGACACAGAAGCTAAGCATGCTTTTCTAATGGAAGAGAAAATAGAAGAGTCGGGTCCTGATTGTGGTTTCTCTTATAACATCCTGAAATGTAGCCATAAGATAAAAGAAAGGGGTGGAAAATGGCAGAATATTTGCTTTTACAACCTCATTCCTGGCAGTGATGAAGAGGTTTGTGATACAACAAGTAAACATGCTGCCTTAGAGGGACATCGTGTCCACGAGCCTTTGTACATCTGTTCAGAAGACATTATTAACCAAGGGATGAGGCTAGACAGTAAACTctcaaaaaatagtttttatcctATAAATAAAAGTGGACTACTGGGCAGGAAATAtgaggaaagagaagaaaatggaaaaatacagGATTGCCTGAATGTGGGTGAGTATGGCAACAACAGTGGTAATAAGAACAGAGAAAAGATATGTCAAAAATTTCCATTTATCCAAAACAAAGAGGACAAGGCTAATGAACAGGAAGACATGTTGAACCATTTGGACTGCCAGCTGAGATTCAGGCAGGTACCAACAGACATGGACACTTCACTGACTTCTTCTTTCTCAGACAGCCAGTTGCTGTCCCCAAACGACTCTGATGTCTTCAGAGATGAGGACGACCTGGAGGGTCACATTGTGCCCTTTCTAGATGAGACTACTGACACAGAGCAGGACATCAGTGATGAGCATGTTTATGAGGAACCAAGGCAAAGTTCGGAGACTAagaatgtttttccttttgataCAAAGGCCACAGGCATTCGATCACACTCTTTGTCACACAGAATTACCAATAATGTGGAGGATATGGGAGTGCAGTTTTTTCAGAAAACCTACGTGAGTGGATTTGGACAACCTGCACTAAGCAGCAGCCCCATGTTAAGCTCAACGCGGCACAAGAGCTATTCAAAACCCCAGTATTTGTCTCTGTACCCCCGTTCCTTATCAATGGAGGGGAAGGACACCCATATGTGTGTCTACAGGGATGGCTCTCAGAGACACAGAGATGCAGTTTATTCATCTGAAAGCTTCTCCAGGGGCTCACCTCTGTCATCCAGTGCCCTATCCACACCTACATCTCTGGTGGATATTCCTCCCCCTTTTGAGCTGGCCTACATCACAAAGAAGCCCATCACAAAGAGTTCTCCCTCACTTCTGACTGGGGGAGACTcttcagagaaaaacaagaaaaagaaatcctcCTTAAAGCGTTTCCTGATGCTTAAATTTGggtggaaaacagaaaacaaacctgTAGATGTCAAGTCATCCTCTTCTAAGACTTCAGCTGGGTACAGCCACCGTATGCCCAGCAGACTGCTTGATTTAGATAGACACAGCATTAGCAGTTCTCCACGGTTAAGCTCACGCTCGGCTAGCAGGCCTCAAGTTTCACCTGAGCCAGCCTCCACCTTCTTGTTCTATGAAGAGAGCAAAAGGAAAGGAAACTCTGTGGCTTTCCTCAATCGCAGTGTTGTCCGTGTAGAGTCCTTTGAGGATCGCTCCCGTGTGCCTTTTATACCGCTTCCTCTGACAAAGCCTCGCTCAATCTCCTTCCCCAACACAGATACCTCTGACTATGAGAATGTTCCGGCCATCAGCTCAGACTACGAAAACGTTCAAGTGCCACAGCGGAGGCCTGTTCGACAGGTACCACGCAAAGACTTCTTTGACCGTTCTGGTCgagtcctgtctgcagccaatgagaCTGATGGTTATGTGGACATGAGCAGCCTCCCTGGGTTTGAAAAGATAACTCAGTCACCTGAGCAGGAAACAGAAAG TGCCTATACAGAAGCCTACAACGTGTGCTCTGTGGCTATTGGTCCACAATCTGCTTCAGTGGGGAATGGCCATGGAGAGAAGGTAGCTGAGGAAGACCAGGGACGCATctctgaggaggaagatggagggatAGACAACAACTATGACAGACTG cCTGATGGTCGATCCAGAGCCTTTTACATTGTGAAAGAGTTGGTTGATACAGAGAGGCT ACATGTGAAGGCCCTGAAGCTGCTCCAGGAG GACTTTCGGGAAGCAGTGGGTTCAGCAGTGGGCGACGAGGGGCAGCCTGTGTTGGATGATGAGCGACTTCGAGAGATTCTCAACGAGCTGCCTGATGTTTACAGTCTGCACCGCAAAATCCTCAATGAGCTGGAGAATCGAATCCGACACTG GGAGGAGAGTCAAAAGATTGCAGACATATTCCTATGCAGGAAAGCAGAGTTCTTGGTCTTCACCACTTACATTGGACACTACAATCGGAGCATGACCTTACTGGAGGACAGCTGCCGAACCTCACCTTCCTTTGCATCCATTGTTCAAAAGTTTGAG GAGCATAGTCCAGCAGGGAAGAAAGCGTCTTTAAAACATCAGCTTCTGCAGGTCATTGTCCGTGTGGCGCAGTATCGCATGCTCCTCACAG ATTATCTGAACAACCTCTCCCCTGATTCCAAGGAATATGAAGACACCCAAG CTGCTGTAGCCATTGTGTCTGACATTGCAGATCAAGTCAACGACAGTATAAAACACGGG GAGAACTTGTTGCGTCTGATCAACATAGCATACAGTGTTCGTGGCCAGCAGGACCTGCTTCATCCTGACAGG gTTTTTGTAAAGGAGGGCAACCTGATGAAGGTCAGCAGGAAGAGTCACCAACCCCGCCATCTGTTTTTG ATGAACGACATGCTGCTGTACACCTACCCTCAGCAAGATGGGAAATATAGACTGAAAAACACTTTGCCACTCACTGAACTGAAG GTCAGTAAACCCATCAtagaaaatgtccaaaatgcACTGAAAATAGAGGCAACAGACATCTCCATTATTCTGTCTGCCAG TTCTTTCCTTGAAAGGGAGGACTGGTTTTACACACTTAACCGTGCTGTAACTGAACACACAAGAGGCTCTGCAGCCTTCAATAGCTGCTTGGGAGAG GCCAGAGATTGTCTTAGGTTGTCTCTGGGAGAAAAGGCTCCCACTCTTGTTCCTGTCTCACAAGTGATGATGTGCATGAACTGCACTACAGATTTCAGCCTCACTCTTCGCAGACACCACTGCCATGGCTGCGGCAGA ATTGTTTGTCGAAGCTGCTCCAGGAACCGATATCCACTTAAGTATATGAAAGGTCGCATGGCCAAAGTGTGCGATCACTGTTACGGTGAACTAAAGAAGAGGG GAAGTGATGTGCCTGGTCTTTCAGGCAAAGACAGCCCACGAGTGAACCGCTCCAGTCGTCCACTATCTACTGTGTTCCAAAACATTCATCCTCCCAATATTTGGCGACATCGAAAAGGCACTGCCACCTTCACTCAG GTGACAGTATCAGAGGAAGGCTCCATCAGTGGCAGTCTACAGCGAAGCAAGAAGAGCAAACGGAACTGGAAGAGACTATGGTTCCTTCTAAAAGACAAG GAAAAGGTAGCATCAGAGAGTTTACCACTACTGGGTTTCACAGTGAAGCTCCCTGACAGGCAGGGGGGAGATGATGAGGACAACGTATTCCAGCTTTACCACAAAAACACTCTGTATTACAGTTTTAAAGCTGAGGATAACTTCACAGCCCAGAG GTGGGTAAATGCCATGGAGGAAGCCACCAATTTATAG